The following proteins are co-located in the Haloplanus sp. HW8-1 genome:
- a CDS encoding metal-dependent transcriptional regulator: MLSDAMEDYLKAIYRLQSEEGVPVATSAIADEVGTTAPTVTSMVQKLADRELLEREKYKGVELTPEGETVALEVLRHHRLLEAYLAEHLDYSWTDVHEEADALEHHISEEFERRVADALGDPEVDPHGDPIPGAELRPLDCDETTPLSEHQPGDCVVVGRVRDRDEEELAYLDDAGIRPGTELDVVDVAPFGMVTVRIGDDEQSLPESVARTIRVRSPGTDREGMEEVSGA, encoded by the coding sequence ATGCTGAGCGACGCGATGGAGGACTATCTCAAGGCGATCTACCGACTCCAGTCGGAGGAGGGCGTGCCGGTCGCCACTTCGGCCATCGCCGACGAGGTTGGCACGACGGCACCGACGGTGACCAGCATGGTCCAGAAACTCGCGGACCGGGAGTTGCTGGAACGCGAGAAGTACAAGGGAGTCGAACTGACCCCCGAGGGAGAGACGGTCGCGCTGGAGGTACTCCGGCACCACCGGCTGCTGGAAGCGTATCTCGCCGAGCACCTCGACTACTCGTGGACCGACGTTCACGAGGAGGCCGATGCCCTCGAACATCATATCTCCGAAGAGTTCGAACGGCGGGTGGCCGACGCGCTCGGCGATCCCGAGGTGGATCCACACGGCGATCCGATCCCCGGGGCGGAGCTGCGACCGCTCGACTGCGACGAGACGACGCCGCTGAGCGAGCATCAACCGGGCGACTGTGTGGTTGTCGGTCGGGTTCGTGACCGCGACGAGGAGGAACTCGCCTACCTCGACGACGCGGGGATCCGACCGGGAACGGAACTCGACGTCGTCGACGTGGCGCCGTTCGGCATGGTAACCGTCCGGATCGGCGACGACGAACAGAGCCTCCCGGAGTCGGTCGCGCGGACCATCCGCGTTCGGTCGCCCGGCACCGACCGAGAGGGAATGGAGGAGGTGAGCGGCGCGTGA
- a CDS encoding pyridoxal-phosphate dependent enzyme: protein MDISETLIGLDCTATGERYDPGHVGRSDADAPLTPVYDLDVVDPSALPADPRSMWAYDALLPVAADDAVSAGEGATPLLDADGLAADLGVDTVLLKDEGRNPTGTILDRGLSTAVTMAEKRDADLLALAAAGNAGQSAAAYAGRIETDCYAYLPSRAPFPNKAMVNVHGADMRVIGGRYPDAEEALRSDLVTDWHSLQEFTTPYRHDGYRTIAYEVAGARDWTAPDAVVVAVGTGETLVGIERGFRDLVELGLTDRVPRVHAVQAEGCAPIVEAHEDGADAVKPAEHPDTICGELEIPDPAGGAMALDALADAGGEAVAVPDEDLLESAVALTQRLGTEVGATGGAAAAGAWALSQRGTFDDDETVVVINADAGVKTADLLRSHLMSQGV from the coding sequence ATGGACATCTCCGAGACCCTCATCGGCCTCGACTGTACGGCGACCGGCGAGCGATACGATCCGGGCCACGTCGGCCGGAGCGACGCCGATGCCCCGCTCACCCCCGTCTACGACCTCGACGTCGTCGACCCGTCGGCGCTGCCGGCCGACCCCCGGTCGATGTGGGCGTACGACGCGCTCCTCCCCGTGGCCGCGGACGACGCCGTCTCCGCCGGCGAGGGCGCGACGCCGTTGCTCGACGCCGACGGGTTGGCGGCCGACCTCGGCGTCGACACCGTGCTCCTCAAAGACGAGGGCCGGAACCCGACGGGGACGATCCTCGACCGCGGGCTCTCGACGGCGGTGACGATGGCCGAGAAGCGGGACGCGGACCTGCTGGCGCTGGCGGCGGCGGGCAACGCCGGACAGTCGGCGGCCGCCTACGCCGGCCGGATCGAGACGGACTGTTACGCCTATCTCCCCTCGCGTGCCCCCTTCCCGAACAAGGCGATGGTGAACGTCCACGGCGCGGACATGCGCGTGATCGGTGGGCGCTATCCGGACGCAGAGGAGGCGCTCCGGTCGGATCTGGTGACCGACTGGCACTCGCTACAGGAGTTCACGACGCCCTACCGCCACGACGGCTACCGGACGATAGCCTACGAAGTGGCCGGCGCTCGTGACTGGACGGCACCGGACGCCGTCGTCGTCGCCGTCGGCACCGGCGAGACGCTCGTGGGGATCGAACGCGGCTTCCGCGATCTCGTCGAACTCGGACTGACCGATCGGGTGCCGCGCGTCCACGCCGTCCAGGCCGAAGGCTGTGCGCCGATCGTCGAGGCCCACGAGGACGGCGCCGACGCCGTCAAGCCGGCCGAGCATCCCGACACCATCTGTGGCGAACTCGAGATCCCCGACCCCGCGGGTGGCGCCATGGCCCTCGACGCCCTCGCCGACGCCGGGGGCGAGGCCGTGGCCGTGCCCGACGAGGATCTGCTCGAGAGCGCGGTGGCCCTGACCCAGCGACTCGGGACGGAGGTCGGCGCGACGGGCGGCGCCGCGGCCGCCGGTGCCTGGGCGCTGTCGCAACGCGGGACCTTCGACGACGACGAGACGGTCGTCGTTATCAACGCCGACGCCGGCGTGAAGACGGCCGATCTGCTCCGGAGTCACCTGATGAGCCAAGGCGTCTGA
- a CDS encoding NAD(P)/FAD-dependent oxidoreductase, protein MDDTPSVAVAGAGLAGLVAARHLADAGADVTVFERRDEVGGRVRTRRRDGFTLDRGFQVLFTAYPAVRRELDLRALDLQSFSPGAVICRPGERSVLSDPLRDPLSLTETLFNRAVTTTDKLRTLALRQHVGGRDEATIFESSDAPIDEYLRDWGFSESYLDNFVAPFYGGITLDRSLSTSKRVFEYTFKAMSEGLIALPAAGMAAVPAQLADRAREAGATIRLAEPVAAVAGGADGVTVDTEADAVDVDAAVVATDPRTAGRLTGVAAVPTTARPSVTVYCTLPAGPSLDDARKIHLNAGDDRPNAVVPLSAVASEYAPDDRRLLCATFLGDDALDTPDADLVSATREALAAWYPERQFADLEGVHTDRIEFAQFAQPPGVHDDLPDVRDPNGPVYLAGDYTAWSSIQGAMRSGREAAEAVLADL, encoded by the coding sequence ATGGACGACACACCGTCGGTCGCCGTCGCCGGCGCCGGATTGGCGGGGCTGGTCGCCGCGCGACATCTCGCCGACGCCGGCGCGGACGTCACCGTGTTCGAACGCCGCGACGAGGTCGGTGGCCGGGTCCGAACCCGCCGTCGCGACGGCTTCACCCTCGACCGTGGCTTCCAGGTGCTGTTCACCGCCTACCCCGCCGTCCGCCGGGAACTCGACCTCCGGGCGCTCGACCTGCAGTCGTTCTCGCCGGGCGCCGTCATCTGCCGCCCGGGCGAGCGGTCGGTGCTCTCGGATCCGCTCCGCGATCCCCTCTCGCTCACCGAGACGCTGTTCAACCGGGCGGTGACCACGACGGACAAACTCCGGACGCTCGCCCTCCGCCAACACGTCGGCGGTCGGGACGAGGCGACCATCTTCGAGAGTTCGGACGCTCCCATCGACGAATACCTCCGCGACTGGGGGTTCTCCGAGTCGTATCTCGACAACTTCGTCGCCCCCTTCTACGGCGGCATCACCCTCGATCGCTCCCTCTCGACCTCGAAGCGGGTGTTCGAGTACACGTTCAAGGCGATGAGCGAGGGCCTGATCGCCCTGCCCGCGGCGGGGATGGCCGCCGTGCCCGCGCAGTTGGCCGACCGTGCCCGAGAGGCGGGAGCGACGATCCGTCTCGCGGAACCGGTCGCGGCCGTCGCCGGCGGCGCCGACGGCGTGACGGTCGACACCGAGGCCGACGCCGTCGACGTCGACGCGGCCGTCGTCGCCACAGACCCGCGCACTGCCGGGCGACTGACCGGCGTGGCTGCCGTCCCCACGACCGCCCGCCCCTCCGTCACCGTCTACTGTACCCTACCCGCCGGCCCCTCGCTCGACGACGCACGGAAGATCCACCTCAACGCCGGGGACGACCGCCCCAACGCCGTCGTGCCCCTCTCGGCGGTCGCGTCGGAGTACGCCCCCGACGATCGGCGACTGCTCTGTGCCACGTTCCTCGGCGACGACGCACTCGATACGCCCGATGCCGACCTCGTCTCGGCGACCCGCGAGGCACTCGCGGCGTGGTATCCCGAGCGCCAGTTCGCCGACCTCGAGGGCGTCCACACCGACCGGATCGAGTTCGCGCAGTTCGCCCAGCCTCCGGGCGTCCACGACGACCTGCCCGACGTTCGCGACCCGAACGGCCCGGTCTACCTCGCCGGCGACTACACCGCGTGGTCGTCGATCCAGGGGGCGATGCGCAGCGGTCGGGAGGCCGCCGAGGCGGTCCTCGCGGACCTATAA
- a CDS encoding ribonuclease H-like domain-containing protein gives MRFPREAPDVERVATVDIETTATNPRDGELVSVGVGVHARTDSLTQATYETFHRDGEGEVSLVRAAMDRLEGSDADALITYNGAEFDLPFVEGRLAAHDATLDRPSITDSETHVDLFLDRRERAEETDEPWPGLEACLEAYGYTPATTVWRGESVTNERFGEELGAAYLRTLGTETGARFRATLADVVDHYLRTDLEATLALFYADLGESVDAAYLGTERRFEL, from the coding sequence ATGCGATTCCCCCGCGAGGCCCCGGACGTCGAGAGGGTGGCGACGGTAGACATCGAAACCACGGCCACGAACCCACGGGACGGCGAACTCGTCTCGGTCGGCGTCGGCGTCCACGCGCGAACCGACTCCCTCACCCAGGCGACCTACGAGACGTTCCACCGCGACGGCGAGGGGGAGGTGTCGCTGGTGCGAGCCGCCATGGACCGTCTCGAAGGCAGCGACGCCGACGCCCTGATCACCTACAACGGCGCCGAGTTCGACCTGCCGTTCGTCGAGGGGCGACTGGCGGCCCACGACGCAACGCTCGACCGCCCGTCGATCACCGACTCCGAGACGCACGTCGACCTGTTTCTCGACCGACGGGAACGCGCCGAGGAGACCGACGAGCCGTGGCCGGGACTGGAAGCGTGTCTGGAAGCGTACGGCTACACGCCCGCGACGACCGTCTGGCGGGGCGAGTCGGTCACGAACGAGCGGTTCGGCGAGGAACTCGGGGCGGCATATCTCCGGACGCTGGGGACGGAGACGGGCGCCCGGTTCCGGGCGACACTCGCCGACGTCGTGGACCACTACCTGCGGACCGACCTGGAGGCGACGCTGGCGCTGTTTTACGCCGACCTCGGGGAGTCGGTCGACGCGGCGTATCTCGGCACGGAGCGTCGGTTCGAGTTATAG
- a CDS encoding PH domain-containing protein has product MVSHPDWLSLDADETAVWRGAPRIRRVLPTAVATSLWIALLVAGAVVAVRTGRLPTVVTVGAAFLLALPAVGAAVAAYLRTVNAEYVLTDRNCYRKRGVLSTRVTRVGLANVQRTALQKDVWGTLFDYGTVSISTAGSEGVDLRFPDLDDPESARDELRRLVGAAEADADEGRVPADLDAATAETLLTEFGRLRAAAERLDRAVTDG; this is encoded by the coding sequence ATGGTCTCCCATCCCGACTGGCTCTCGCTCGACGCCGACGAGACGGCCGTCTGGCGGGGGGCGCCGCGAATCCGGCGCGTCCTGCCGACCGCCGTCGCCACGAGCCTCTGGATCGCCCTCCTCGTCGCCGGCGCGGTCGTCGCCGTCCGAACCGGGCGGCTCCCGACGGTCGTCACCGTCGGGGCGGCCTTCCTGCTCGCCCTCCCGGCGGTCGGCGCGGCCGTGGCGGCGTACCTGCGGACGGTGAACGCCGAGTACGTCCTCACCGACCGGAACTGCTATCGCAAACGCGGCGTCCTGTCGACGCGGGTGACGCGTGTCGGCCTCGCGAACGTCCAGCGCACCGCCCTCCAGAAGGACGTCTGGGGCACCCTCTTCGATTACGGCACCGTCTCGATCAGCACCGCCGGCTCCGAGGGCGTCGACCTGCGCTTTCCCGACCTCGACGACCCCGAATCCGCCCGCGACGAACTCCGACGGCTGGTGGGCGCGGCCGAGGCCGACGCCGACGAGGGCCGCGTGCCGGCCGACCTGGACGCCGCGACGGCCGAGACGCTCCTGACCGAGTTCGGACGGCTCCGTGCGGCGGCCGAGCGCCTCGACCGGGCGGTGACCGACGGATGA
- a CDS encoding PH domain-containing protein: MSDARTDPGGADATPPEWLTLDPDEEVVWIGRPAFETLYGTIATGLVLTVVVIGFLILLGVPFAYYRIQNTEYVVTTTSLYVKTGILSTNIETVDLDRIQNTEFNRSFWGKQFDYGSISISTAGSSGAEISFDGIPDAPAVRDRITELQRRHADSGGDADDETPASADQVADLIAEVRATREAFERIERHLVEGDAPAVDADPTAGADDGTDDDGDDDQSRTNASSP; encoded by the coding sequence ATGAGCGACGCGCGGACCGACCCGGGCGGCGCCGACGCCACGCCACCCGAGTGGCTCACCCTCGACCCCGACGAGGAGGTGGTCTGGATCGGCCGACCCGCCTTCGAGACGCTGTACGGCACCATCGCGACGGGACTGGTGTTGACGGTGGTGGTGATCGGCTTCCTGATCCTCCTCGGGGTGCCCTTCGCCTACTACCGGATCCAGAACACCGAGTACGTCGTGACGACGACGTCGCTGTACGTCAAGACGGGAATCCTCTCGACCAACATCGAGACGGTCGACCTCGACCGCATCCAGAACACGGAGTTCAACCGGAGCTTCTGGGGCAAGCAGTTCGACTACGGCTCCATCTCGATCAGCACCGCCGGCAGCAGCGGTGCGGAGATATCCTTCGACGGGATCCCGGACGCCCCGGCCGTCCGCGACCGCATCACCGAACTCCAGCGCCGACACGCCGACAGCGGGGGTGACGCGGACGATGAGACCCCCGCGAGCGCGGATCAGGTGGCCGACCTGATCGCGGAGGTCCGCGCGACCCGTGAGGCGTTCGAGCGGATCGAGCGCCACCTCGTCGAGGGGGACGCCCCTGCGGTCGACGCCGATCCCACGGCCGGCGCGGACGACGGTACCGACGACGACGGCGACGACGATCAGTCCCGCACGAACGCCTCGTCGCCGTAG
- the pdhA gene encoding pyruvate dehydrogenase (acetyl-transferring) E1 component subunit alpha produces the protein MIVDYEAGEFVRVLDEDGVPVDEDAVPDLDDETLLGMYRDMRLTRHFDERAINVQRQGRLGTFASGAGQEGAQVGSTYALADDDWILYQYREHGAVVVRDLDAGYLSYWMGHESGNATLADDHIFPLNITIADHLPHAVGMSWASKLKGDDRATVVHFGDGATSEGDFHEAMNFAGVFDTPTVFFCNNNGWAISVPVDRQTASDTIAQKATAYGMEGIRVDGMDPLACYQVTKEAVDRARDPDEDETRPTLIEAITYRYGAHTTADDPSVYRDEAEVERWKDRDPLDRFESFLRRTGRLDDDRDAEIRRSVEDHVAAVIEAASEVEADPASMFDHAYADLPPELRRQRAGFLDILDRYGDEAFVRD, from the coding sequence CTGATCGTGGATTACGAGGCGGGGGAGTTCGTCCGGGTACTCGACGAGGACGGCGTTCCCGTCGACGAGGACGCGGTGCCCGACCTGGACGACGAGACGCTCCTCGGGATGTACCGCGACATGCGCCTGACCCGCCACTTCGACGAGCGGGCGATCAACGTCCAGCGGCAGGGACGTCTCGGCACGTTCGCCTCCGGCGCCGGGCAGGAGGGCGCCCAGGTGGGGTCGACGTACGCCCTGGCCGACGACGACTGGATCCTCTATCAGTACCGCGAACACGGCGCGGTGGTCGTCCGCGACCTGGACGCCGGCTACCTGTCGTATTGGATGGGTCACGAGTCGGGGAACGCGACCCTGGCCGACGACCACATCTTCCCGCTCAACATCACCATCGCCGACCACCTGCCCCACGCGGTCGGGATGTCGTGGGCGTCGAAACTGAAAGGCGACGACCGCGCGACGGTCGTCCACTTCGGCGACGGCGCCACGAGCGAGGGGGACTTTCACGAGGCGATGAACTTCGCGGGCGTGTTCGACACGCCGACGGTCTTTTTCTGTAACAACAACGGCTGGGCCATCTCGGTCCCCGTGGACCGACAGACCGCGAGCGACACCATCGCACAGAAGGCGACGGCGTACGGCATGGAGGGTATCCGAGTCGACGGGATGGATCCGCTCGCGTGCTATCAGGTGACGAAGGAGGCCGTCGATCGGGCCCGCGACCCCGACGAGGACGAGACGCGGCCGACGCTGATCGAGGCGATCACGTACCGCTATGGCGCCCACACCACAGCCGACGACCCGAGCGTCTACCGCGACGAGGCGGAGGTCGAACGCTGGAAGGACCGCGACCCACTCGATCGGTTCGAGTCTTTCCTGCGTCGGACTGGGCGGTTGGACGACGACCGCGACGCGGAGATCAGGCGGAGCGTCGAGGACCACGTCGCCGCGGTGATCGAGGCCGCGTCGGAGGTCGAGGCCGACCCGGCGTCGATGTTCGACCACGCCTACGCGGACCTGCCACCGGAACTCCGCCGGCAGCGCGCCGGCTTCCTCGATATCCTCGACCGCTACGGCGACGAGGCGTTCGTGCGGGACTGA
- a CDS encoding metallophosphoesterase has product MLRTHGRAVYLPATSTLVVADLHVGRAAASNVGLLLDERADLRDRLGAILAATNPETVVFAGDVLHRFGAPRPRTVGTVRALAGRVRAAGARPVAVAGNHDGGLDDAWPGTVHDAYRLSDGTVVCHGHARPETDGERYVCGHVHPSLTVEGRKRDCFLRTAAGYRDRPVLVVPAFSTLAAGVRIERRAGVDSPLVTDLDTLRPGVIEEAPSTAGDRTTAGGDGPSGSLWFPPLGDLRPHLRR; this is encoded by the coding sequence ATGCTTCGGACGCACGGGCGAGCGGTCTACCTGCCGGCGACGTCGACGCTCGTCGTCGCCGACCTTCACGTCGGACGGGCCGCGGCGTCGAACGTCGGCCTCCTACTCGACGAGCGTGCGGACCTCCGGGACCGCCTGGGAGCGATCCTGGCCGCGACGAATCCCGAGACTGTCGTGTTCGCGGGCGACGTGCTCCATCGGTTCGGCGCGCCGCGGCCGCGGACGGTCGGGACGGTACGAGCGCTTGCGGGGCGGGTTCGGGCGGCGGGGGCACGACCCGTCGCCGTAGCCGGCAACCACGACGGCGGCCTCGACGATGCCTGGCCGGGAACGGTCCACGACGCCTACCGACTGAGCGACGGGACGGTTGTCTGTCACGGCCACGCGCGCCCCGAGACCGACGGCGAGCGGTACGTCTGCGGTCACGTCCATCCGTCGCTGACCGTCGAGGGGCGGAAACGCGACTGTTTCTTGCGGACGGCCGCCGGCTATCGCGACCGTCCGGTGCTGGTGGTTCCGGCCTTCTCGACGCTCGCTGCCGGTGTCAGAATCGAGCGTCGGGCGGGCGTGGACTCGCCGCTGGTGACTGATCTCGACACCCTCCGTCCCGGGGTGATCGAGGAGGCCCCGTCGACCGCGGGCGACCGGACGACGGCCGGTGGAGATGGACCATCCGGATCGCTGTGGTTCCCGCCCCTCGGCGACCTGCGGCCCCATCTTCGGCGATAG
- a CDS encoding J domain-containing protein, whose amino-acid sequence MGVGVAVLAVGIFVAGDRLFPAPSTDRRRRIDGTDRRRAEIRTYLDAIDERYVEDATVHDDTVAFYLPEREVAVTFDPRAYFRIDRAGTAAVLCEYEMPGRALGRRLPFEVPGVGTDRAAGGDESIGEAFSQLGLRPTADVEEVRAAYRRRVKDVHPDQGGDSESFRRLREAYATAREHAD is encoded by the coding sequence ATGGGCGTCGGCGTCGCCGTCCTCGCCGTCGGCATTTTCGTCGCCGGCGATCGCCTGTTTCCCGCGCCCTCGACGGACCGTCGGCGGCGGATCGACGGGACCGACCGCCGACGCGCGGAGATCCGAACGTATCTCGACGCCATCGACGAGCGATACGTCGAGGACGCGACGGTCCACGACGACACCGTCGCCTTCTATCTCCCCGAACGGGAGGTGGCGGTCACGTTCGACCCCCGCGCGTACTTCCGCATCGATCGGGCGGGGACGGCCGCCGTACTCTGTGAATACGAGATGCCCGGGCGCGCACTCGGCCGTCGACTTCCCTTCGAGGTTCCGGGAGTGGGGACGGATCGGGCGGCAGGGGGCGACGAGTCGATCGGCGAAGCGTTCTCACAACTCGGGCTCCGGCCGACCGCCGACGTCGAGGAGGTGCGGGCGGCCTACCGGCGCCGAGTGAAGGACGTCCACCCGGATCAGGGCGGGGACAGCGAGTCCTTCCGGCGCCTCCGCGAGGCCTACGCGACGGCGAGAGAGCACGCCGACTGA
- a CDS encoding proteasome assembly chaperone family protein has translation MDAIEIETVAEPELSEPALIEGLPGVGHVGKLAAEYLLEEFESELVRRVYADEFPPQVSIDDEGVAELVCAEFYAVETDGRDLLVLTGDHQAGSNAGHYHLTESFLDVATDLGTERLFALGGVPTGELIEEYHVLGAVTDAALKSDLKDEDVEFREDEPAGGIVGVSGLLLGLGRRQGLDATCLMGETSGYLVDPKSARAVLEVLESVLGFELDYESLEDRAEEMEEVVGKIQEMQNQNAQVPTDDDLRYIG, from the coding sequence ATGGACGCCATCGAGATCGAGACGGTCGCGGAGCCGGAGCTGTCGGAGCCGGCGCTGATCGAGGGACTCCCCGGCGTCGGCCACGTGGGGAAACTCGCCGCGGAGTATCTGCTCGAGGAGTTCGAGAGCGAACTCGTCCGGCGGGTGTACGCCGACGAGTTCCCCCCACAGGTGAGTATCGACGACGAGGGCGTCGCCGAACTGGTCTGTGCGGAGTTTTACGCCGTCGAGACGGACGGTCGCGACCTGCTCGTTCTCACCGGCGACCACCAGGCGGGGAGCAACGCCGGCCACTACCACCTCACCGAGTCGTTTCTCGACGTCGCGACGGATCTGGGTACCGAGCGGCTGTTCGCCCTCGGCGGCGTCCCGACCGGCGAACTCATCGAGGAGTATCACGTCCTCGGGGCAGTGACCGACGCGGCGCTGAAATCCGATCTCAAGGACGAAGACGTCGAATTTCGAGAGGACGAACCCGCGGGCGGTATCGTCGGCGTCAGCGGCCTGTTGCTGGGGCTGGGCAGGCGTCAAGGGCTCGACGCCACCTGCCTGATGGGTGAGACCAGCGGCTACCTCGTCGATCCGAAAAGCGCCCGTGCGGTCCTCGAAGTGCTGGAGTCGGTTCTCGGCTTCGAACTCGACTACGAGTCCCTGGAGGACCGCGCCGAGGAGATGGAGGAGGTCGTCGGCAAGATCCAGGAGATGCAAAACCAGAACGCCCAGGTGCCCACCGACGACGACCTGCGATACATCGGGTGA
- a CDS encoding RNA-protein complex protein Nop10: MKADIRMCGSWRTAHDRPVYTLGETCPECGAEAVNSAPAPFDPADPYGEYRRALKRRERE; the protein is encoded by the coding sequence ATGAAAGCCGACATCCGGATGTGCGGGTCGTGGCGAACCGCCCACGACCGTCCAGTGTACACCCTCGGGGAGACCTGCCCGGAGTGCGGTGCCGAGGCGGTCAACAGCGCCCCGGCGCCGTTCGATCCGGCTGACCCGTACGGAGAGTACCGACGCGCTCTTAAGCGCCGCGAACGCGAGTAG
- a CDS encoding translation initiation factor IF-2 subunit alpha yields MKYSGWPEPGELVVGKVDEITDFGVFVDLEEYEDKRGLAHISEVASGWIKNVRDHVREGQTVVAKVLDVDEGSQQIDLSIKDVNEHQHKEKIQEWKNEQKADKWMSLAFGEDVADEQYQSVADALLVEFESLYDAFESAAIHGEEALAEVDLGDDDVEAIVSTARENVSVPYVNVTGYVDLECPSGDGVDHIKEALQAAEGNGDVSDEIDLSVSYVGSPEYRIQVQAPDYKRAETELEASADRAREAIEAAGGTARYHRERKTDDE; encoded by the coding sequence ATGAAGTACAGTGGCTGGCCCGAACCGGGCGAACTCGTCGTCGGCAAGGTCGACGAGATCACCGACTTCGGCGTGTTCGTCGACCTCGAGGAGTACGAGGACAAACGCGGTCTCGCCCACATCAGCGAGGTCGCCAGCGGCTGGATCAAGAACGTCCGCGACCACGTCCGCGAGGGGCAGACGGTCGTCGCGAAGGTGCTCGACGTCGACGAAGGGTCCCAGCAGATCGACCTCTCGATCAAGGACGTCAACGAACACCAGCACAAAGAGAAGATCCAGGAGTGGAAAAACGAGCAGAAGGCCGACAAGTGGATGTCGCTCGCGTTCGGCGAGGACGTCGCCGACGAGCAGTACCAGTCGGTCGCCGACGCCCTGCTCGTCGAGTTCGAGAGCCTCTACGACGCGTTCGAGTCGGCCGCCATCCACGGAGAGGAGGCGCTCGCCGAGGTCGACCTCGGCGACGACGACGTCGAGGCCATCGTCTCGACGGCTCGCGAGAACGTCTCGGTCCCCTACGTCAACGTGACGGGCTACGTCGACCTGGAGTGTCCGAGCGGCGACGGCGTCGACCACATCAAGGAGGCGCTGCAGGCGGCGGAGGGCAACGGCGACGTGAGTGACGAAATCGACCTGTCGGTGTCCTATGTCGGCTCGCCGGAGTACCGCATCCAGGTGCAGGCGCCCGACTACAAGCGGGCGGAGACGGAACTCGAAGCCAGCGCCGACCGGGCCCGCGAGGCCATCGAGGCCGCGGGCGGGACGGCGCGCTACCACCGCGAGCGCAAGACCGACGACGAATGA
- a CDS encoding 30S ribosomal protein S27e produces the protein MTGNFVTVECADCGNEQTVFDKVSTTVNCAVCGSRLARPTGGHAAFEGEVTGTVEAR, from the coding sequence ATGACGGGGAACTTCGTCACCGTCGAGTGTGCGGACTGTGGCAACGAACAGACCGTCTTCGACAAGGTGTCGACGACGGTGAACTGCGCGGTCTGCGGGAGCCGGCTCGCCCGCCCGACCGGCGGCCACGCGGCCTTCGAGGGCGAGGTCACCGGCACCGTCGAGGCACGCTGA
- a CDS encoding 50S ribosomal protein L44e, whose amino-acid sequence MQMPRRFNTYCPHCNGHFEHEVEKVRRGRETGMKWIDRQRERNTSTIGNAGKFSKVPGGDKPTKKTNLKYRCAECGKAHMREGWRAGRLEFQE is encoded by the coding sequence ATGCAGATGCCACGCCGATTCAACACGTACTGCCCGCACTGCAACGGGCACTTCGAGCACGAGGTCGAGAAAGTGCGTCGCGGTCGCGAGACGGGGATGAAGTGGATCGACCGCCAGCGCGAGCGCAACACGTCCACCATCGGCAACGCCGGGAAGTTCTCGAAAGTGCCCGGTGGCGACAAGCCCACGAAGAAGACCAACCTGAAGTACCGCTGTGCCGAGTGTGGCAAGGCCCACATGCGCGAGGGTTGGCGCGCCGGCCGACTGGAGTTCCAGGAATGA